From Deinococcus aerophilus, one genomic window encodes:
- a CDS encoding YkoP family protein, whose translation MGSPFPEPVAATSPGMRTLRLALRAGAWGAWAGGHAGAPQLGVTVALTTPQELTDVLATLQQAQVRATLLLPPRLAHLVPDALWAATQAGHEIAGRGQPGTLSALEAAAGQPVRSWDAAGLTWAGVRRLAAGGVHPLPPPHRAPQPGQTVRVAPQDLGERLHEWRALGYRPVPVGSLPGLRRAGPRDLLLHLYTQTVEARFAREHGVIDLAQRADAVMRVAALDHAPEPLPLPRATPTAELHLHSPRIVGLSQRSALSAYRAYLRSLRDVAAALQARPELHGAQAVFAVTLFHAPLEQAGFTLLALPPARARVYGLGFRLLRVVYGTARPPSEPQPKLAWMTREAFLAKYGDAG comes from the coding sequence ATGGGCTCCCCGTTTCCCGAACCGGTCGCCGCGACCTCACCCGGCATGCGGACGCTGCGGCTCGCCCTGCGTGCCGGGGCCTGGGGCGCGTGGGCGGGCGGCCACGCCGGCGCCCCGCAGCTGGGCGTGACCGTTGCCCTCACCACCCCGCAGGAATTGACCGACGTGCTGGCCACGTTGCAACAGGCACAGGTCCGGGCCACGCTGCTGCTGCCTCCCCGACTCGCCCACCTCGTGCCGGACGCGCTGTGGGCCGCCACACAGGCCGGCCACGAGATCGCCGGCCGGGGGCAGCCCGGCACCCTGAGCGCCCTGGAAGCCGCCGCCGGACAGCCGGTCCGGAGCTGGGACGCGGCGGGCCTGACGTGGGCCGGGGTGCGCCGGCTCGCCGCCGGGGGTGTTCATCCCCTGCCCCCCCCTCACCGCGCGCCTCAACCCGGACAGACCGTGCGCGTGGCCCCACAGGACCTGGGCGAGCGGCTGCACGAGTGGCGGGCGCTGGGCTACCGGCCCGTTCCGGTGGGCAGTCTGCCCGGGCTGCGGCGCGCGGGGCCGCGCGACCTGCTGCTGCACCTGTACACCCAGACGGTGGAGGCCCGTTTTGCCCGCGAGCACGGCGTCATTGACCTCGCGCAGCGCGCCGACGCCGTGATGCGGGTGGCCGCGCTGGACCACGCCCCGGAGCCGCTGCCCCTGCCCCGCGCCACCCCCACCGCCGAGTTGCACCTGCATTCGCCGCGCATCGTGGGGCTGTCTCAGCGCAGCGCCCTGAGCGCCTACCGCGCCTACCTGCGCAGCCTGCGCGACGTGGCCGCCGCCCTGCAGGCACGCCCCGAACTGCACGGTGCCCAGGCGGTCTTCGCCGTGACGCTGTTTCACGCCCCGCTGGAACAGGCCGGCTTCACGCTCCTCGCGCTGCCACCGGCCCGCGCCCGCGTGTATGGCCTGGGCTTCCGGCTGCTGCGCGTGGTGTACGGCACTGCCCGGCCCCCCAGCGAACCGCAACCGAAACTCGCGTGGATGACGCGCGAGGCGTTCCTGGCAAAATACGGGGACGCCGGATGA
- a CDS encoding sugar phosphate nucleotidyltransferase: MKGLILAAGRGSRLLPISANRPKPALPVAGVPILARAVHALRSAGVHQIAVVTSAASEADLRDVTQDSGPLTFIRQDEALGTGHAVLAARGFLGDSPAVLYLGDNLFEDSLKPLLDALPGAQAVIGVKRVRNPQAYGVAVVEGGLLVRLEEKPRRPPSDLAACGVFAFQPQVLDHVAALLPSERGEIEFPQALTRLLEHGGQVRVVEFSGFWSDAGTPADLLTANAHYLSRLVGRVSPPVYDTRITEAGGPVVIESGAAVRGSDLIGPLWIGPHARVNNARLGPFVSIGAHARIEGATLGNVLVDEFTRILSPGGPITRAIIGRHALVTAPTDTGPQLVIGDGSIMRC, translated from the coding sequence ATGAAAGGTCTGATACTCGCTGCCGGACGGGGCAGCCGCCTGCTTCCCATCAGCGCCAACAGGCCCAAGCCAGCGCTGCCGGTGGCCGGTGTGCCCATCCTGGCGCGCGCGGTGCACGCCCTGCGGAGCGCGGGCGTGCATCAGATTGCGGTGGTGACGAGCGCGGCCAGCGAGGCCGATCTGCGCGACGTGACCCAGGACAGCGGCCCCCTGACCTTTATCCGGCAGGACGAGGCGCTGGGCACCGGGCATGCGGTGCTGGCGGCGCGCGGCTTTCTGGGTGACTCTCCGGCGGTGCTGTACCTGGGAGACAACCTGTTTGAGGATTCCCTGAAACCCCTGCTGGACGCCCTGCCCGGAGCGCAGGCGGTCATCGGAGTCAAGCGGGTACGCAATCCGCAGGCCTACGGCGTGGCGGTGGTGGAGGGCGGCCTGCTGGTGCGGCTGGAGGAAAAGCCCCGCCGCCCACCCAGTGATCTGGCGGCGTGCGGCGTGTTCGCCTTTCAGCCGCAGGTGCTCGACCATGTGGCCGCGCTGCTGCCCAGCGAGCGCGGCGAGATCGAGTTCCCCCAGGCCCTGACCCGGCTGCTGGAGCATGGCGGGCAGGTGCGGGTGGTGGAATTCTCCGGATTCTGGAGTGACGCCGGGACTCCCGCCGACCTGCTGACCGCCAACGCGCACTACCTGTCGCGGCTGGTGGGCCGCGTGAGCCCGCCCGTGTACGACACCCGCATCACCGAGGCGGGCGGGCCGGTGGTCATCGAGTCCGGCGCGGCGGTGCGGGGCAGCGATCTGATCGGGCCGCTGTGGATCGGCCCGCATGCCCGCGTCAACAACGCGCGGCTGGGACCCTTCGTGAGCATCGGCGCGCACGCCCGCATCGAGGGTGCGACCCTGGGCAACGTGCTCGTCGATGAATTCACCCGCATTCTGTCTCCGGGCGGCCCCATCACCCGCGCGATCATCGGCCGGCACGCCCTGGTGACTGCCCCCACCGATACCGGTCCGCAGCTGGTGATCGGCGACGGCAGCATCATGCGCTGCTGA
- a CDS encoding SLC13 family permease: protein MTLPQLLVFATLLGTLVLFVWGKWRYDVVGMVALMTLTLTGVVPARDAFRGFSEPAVITVAAVLVISQALQKSGLVNVLVRSLGRVGNNMTVQVLAMSGVVALLSAFMNNVGALAIMLPVAITLANRAGRSASSLLMPLAFASLLGGMTTLIGTPPNLIISNLRRDLLGEAYGMFSFMPVGAAVMVAGIAYLALVGWRLLPQRISGENRADLYRMADYMTEVRLPKESALAGQRVMDLGKVEGVQVMSLVRGESQRPFPSPFTVLQAQDVLIVEATAARLTELVEDGQLTLVGNEKITPEQLASDDVTLAEVVVTALSPIVGQSAVSLRLRQRFNINLIAVSRQGQRLRERLINARFRAGDVLLVHGPRNSIEEALHTLGCLPLRERPLEMVPAGQTRKMLLTGGVFLGAILASTFNLLPAAVSFAAAATVMLLLKLINLRDVYESIEWPILVLLATLIPVGAALSATGGAQMIAEGVLGVAADWPVMAVLVIVMVLTMTLSDVINNAAAALITAPIAVTIAQGLGASPDAFLMAVTLAASSAFLTPIGHQSNTLVMGPGGYRFSDYWKVGLPMELIVLAVGAPVIALVWGL from the coding sequence TTGACCCTGCCCCAACTGCTCGTATTTGCCACGCTGCTGGGCACCCTGGTGCTGTTCGTGTGGGGTAAATGGCGTTACGACGTGGTGGGGATGGTGGCGCTGATGACCCTGACCCTGACCGGGGTGGTCCCCGCCCGGGACGCCTTTCGGGGCTTTTCCGAACCCGCCGTGATCACTGTGGCGGCGGTCCTCGTCATCAGTCAGGCGCTGCAAAAGAGTGGGCTGGTCAACGTGCTGGTGCGCTCGCTGGGCCGGGTCGGCAACAACATGACCGTTCAGGTCCTCGCCATGTCCGGAGTGGTGGCGCTGCTCAGCGCCTTCATGAACAACGTGGGCGCTCTGGCGATCATGCTGCCGGTGGCAATCACGCTGGCCAACCGCGCCGGGCGCTCGGCGAGTTCGCTGCTGATGCCGCTGGCCTTTGCCTCTTTGCTGGGCGGCATGACCACCCTCATCGGCACGCCGCCCAACCTGATCATCAGCAACCTGCGCCGGGACCTGCTGGGCGAGGCCTACGGCATGTTCAGTTTCATGCCGGTGGGGGCGGCGGTGATGGTGGCCGGCATCGCTTACCTGGCCCTGGTGGGCTGGCGGCTGTTGCCCCAGCGGATATCCGGCGAGAACCGTGCCGATCTGTACCGCATGGCGGATTACATGACCGAGGTGCGCCTGCCCAAAGAGAGTGCTCTGGCCGGACAGCGTGTCATGGACCTGGGCAAGGTAGAGGGTGTGCAGGTCATGTCGCTGGTGCGCGGCGAGTCTCAGCGCCCCTTTCCCTCACCCTTTACCGTGTTGCAGGCGCAGGACGTGCTGATCGTGGAGGCCACGGCTGCCCGACTGACCGAACTGGTCGAGGACGGCCAGCTGACGCTGGTGGGCAACGAGAAGATCACTCCCGAACAGCTCGCCTCCGACGACGTGACGCTGGCCGAGGTGGTGGTCACGGCGCTGTCGCCCATCGTGGGCCAGAGTGCCGTGAGTCTGCGGCTGCGTCAGCGCTTCAACATCAACCTGATCGCGGTATCGCGCCAGGGCCAGCGGCTGCGCGAGCGGCTGATCAACGCCCGCTTCCGCGCCGGGGACGTGCTGCTCGTTCACGGGCCGCGCAACTCCATCGAGGAGGCGCTGCACACCCTGGGCTGCCTGCCGCTGCGCGAGCGCCCGCTGGAGATGGTGCCGGCCGGACAGACCCGCAAGATGCTGCTGACCGGCGGGGTGTTTCTGGGCGCCATCCTCGCCTCGACCTTCAACCTGCTGCCGGCAGCGGTCAGTTTTGCGGCGGCCGCCACGGTGATGCTGCTGCTGAAACTGATCAATCTGCGTGACGTGTACGAGAGCATCGAGTGGCCCATCCTGGTGCTGCTCGCCACCCTGATTCCGGTGGGCGCGGCGCTGTCGGCGACCGGCGGAGCGCAGATGATCGCCGAGGGAGTGCTGGGCGTGGCCGCCGACTGGCCGGTGATGGCGGTGTTGGTGATCGTGATGGTGCTGACCATGACGCTCTCGGACGTGATCAACAACGCCGCCGCCGCGCTGATCACTGCGCCCATTGCCGTGACCATCGCCCAGGGACTGGGGGCCAGCCCCGACGCCTTCCTGATGGCCGTGACGCTGGCCGCAAGCAGCGCCTTTCTCACCCCCATCGGCCACCAGAGCAACACGCTGGTCATGGGACCGGGCGGCTACCGGTTCAGCGACTACTGGAAGGTGGGCCTGCCCATGGAATTGATTGTGCTCGCGGTGGGAGCGCCGGTGATCGCGCTGGTGTGGGGGCTGTAG
- a CDS encoding MFS transporter produces the protein MSPGPSLGLGHRLPVKPGTLPGVLAAALTLACSEFVRSGLYGAYLPQATGTLLGLPRADAVAVAATAFTVHFISDTLMRGPTGALISRFGVRAVMLAGASLSLLALGIMSMTHTAWVLLLCAGLHGVGFSAMWPGAMNLTADATRDTHKGRAVTAISLGVMPLIGTGFLLLGALAGRPRALVFAIILSVLAVALLCALFVPDRLRRPATAQQPGRRARLKVALGALAPLFPAAFMQTLTMTLLGPLLFTLYRDLGLTYWGMVALLGTGGAVAFASLPLTGRVADGGHARLAVTLGFGLLGLGLGGIATTPPMWALFVLAALVGVGYALIMPGWAALITGRLPEAERPAAWGALMTVENVGTSLGPLVGAFAYRTLGPTGPFEAGAALALITAAGYVVFRRSLTTRQEPEAERA, from the coding sequence ATGAGCCCGGGTCCCTCGCTGGGTCTGGGTCACCGTTTGCCGGTCAAGCCCGGCACTCTGCCCGGTGTGCTGGCCGCTGCCCTGACCCTGGCGTGTTCGGAGTTCGTGCGCAGCGGACTGTACGGTGCGTACCTTCCCCAGGCCACCGGCACGCTGCTGGGGCTGCCGCGCGCCGACGCGGTGGCGGTGGCGGCCACGGCCTTCACGGTCCACTTCATCTCGGACACCCTGATGCGCGGGCCGACCGGCGCCCTGATCAGCCGCTTCGGGGTGCGCGCGGTGATGCTCGCGGGGGCGTCCTTGTCGCTGCTCGCGCTGGGGATCATGTCCATGACCCACACCGCTTGGGTGCTGCTGCTGTGCGCGGGGTTGCACGGGGTGGGGTTTAGCGCGATGTGGCCCGGCGCGATGAACCTGACCGCCGACGCCACCCGGGATACCCACAAGGGCCGCGCCGTCACGGCCATCAGCCTGGGCGTGATGCCGCTGATCGGCACGGGTTTTCTGTTGCTGGGCGCACTGGCGGGGCGGCCGCGCGCGCTGGTGTTCGCCATCATCCTGTCGGTGCTGGCCGTGGCCCTGCTCTGTGCGCTGTTCGTGCCCGACCGCCTGCGCCGTCCGGCCACGGCGCAGCAACCGGGCCGCCGCGCCCGGCTGAAGGTGGCCCTGGGGGCCCTGGCCCCGCTGTTTCCGGCGGCCTTTATGCAGACCCTGACCATGACCCTGCTGGGGCCGCTGCTGTTCACGCTGTACCGCGACCTGGGCCTAACGTACTGGGGCATGGTGGCGTTGCTGGGCACCGGGGGCGCGGTGGCCTTTGCCAGCCTGCCGCTGACCGGCCGGGTGGCCGACGGTGGGCACGCCCGGCTGGCCGTCACGCTGGGCTTTGGCCTGCTGGGCCTGGGCCTGGGCGGCATCGCCACCACGCCGCCGATGTGGGCGCTGTTTGTTCTCGCCGCGCTGGTGGGGGTGGGCTACGCTCTGATCATGCCCGGCTGGGCGGCGCTGATCACCGGACGCCTGCCCGAGGCCGAGCGGCCTGCCGCGTGGGGCGCGCTGATGACCGTGGAAAACGTGGGCACCTCGCTGGGCCCGCTGGTGGGGGCCTTTGCCTACCGCACGCTGGGCCCGACCGGTCCCTTTGAGGCGGGAGCGGCGCTGGCCCTGATCACGGCCGCGGGCTACGTGGTATTCCGCCGGTCCCTGACCACCCGGCAGGAGCCGGAAGCAGAACGGGCGTGA
- a CDS encoding sensor histidine kinase: MIPPPSTLAAASTVAAFAAALAEYACEVTSAHGVQVWVGDGVRNVAVAQAGRGLGLSDGTLAGRALEEGRPVEEGMLSCLPLGTAGRGGVLEFVGARPAGVEALADLTPLLSLALEGVQAREARRGRGRVAETVEALVRRLGGSLDLAEVLTGTAQSAAQALGFSRAFVALFNEFGEDGARTGNVFTHGFDETFTGGVGVGPVSLETLIRRGEAIRFERARDADSRMAQGLRELNPEAAVIAPLSARGQPLGVLYADTLTPGATASEDDARLVLALAEQASLAIDNARLYGIETRKREAAEALREAGAALAGSLLLSDTLEKVLERAVTLFRADAAAVYELQPDGRTLSIRSAVGLPSEYVLRVHAKVGAGVTGRAAQQREPVVAHDLNTAHYGGGSRYTRQLLAQGRYPYRGVVGLPLSTRAGVFGTLTLYWNATLPLDADDLALAGVFAAQASLAVENARLYEEELRREREAAVLLNVGRLLAEDQSDAALAEAARLATQALSARRGLIVLTGEGGAISRWATYNLYVPGRAELASLMTQLGRGPRPLTRRACLPVAGSGLIVPLHSEVVGEGGVHEGGVLLGFLYADDPGTEAPGDRVLGLARSVADQMALTLTRVRLLSALEREEARYRQLAEGAHDLILSADAAGVVTYANPAATRLLEGLTGPLVGARLLTLPTPDTRPALHAAWQAALTRNAGGRAEIQIAHYRLEVRLSAVQGEPVRGGEERGVLLVARDLSELQTLADEITRRGQALEAATSRQSELRTYLSLFTQAQEEERKRISRELHDDTAQVLTASTRRVARLARDLDGEQRARADDILADLNAAIESVRRFARNLRPSVLDDLGLLPALEWLSGQAQTPTRLEVAGAERRLDSAVELTVFRLAQEALNNVDKHAGAHSAAVRVVFQDGGVEVAISDDGQGFTADQAQARARQGHLGLTGLRERVALAGGALEVDSTPGQGTTLRFTLPG; this comes from the coding sequence ATGATTCCCCCCCCTTCCACCCTCGCTGCGGCCAGTACCGTCGCCGCCTTCGCTGCGGCGCTGGCGGAGTACGCCTGCGAGGTTACGTCGGCACACGGGGTGCAGGTGTGGGTGGGCGACGGGGTCCGCAACGTGGCGGTCGCGCAGGCGGGGCGGGGGCTGGGGCTCAGCGACGGCACGCTGGCTGGGCGGGCGCTGGAGGAGGGCCGGCCGGTCGAGGAAGGCATGCTGAGCTGCCTGCCCCTGGGCACGGCGGGACGTGGGGGGGTGCTGGAATTCGTGGGGGCCCGCCCGGCGGGTGTGGAGGCGCTGGCCGACCTCACGCCGCTGCTGTCCCTGGCGCTGGAGGGCGTGCAGGCCCGCGAGGCCCGGCGCGGGCGGGGCCGGGTGGCCGAGACGGTGGAGGCCCTGGTGCGGCGGCTGGGCGGCAGCCTAGACTTGGCCGAGGTCCTGACCGGTACGGCCCAGAGCGCGGCGCAGGCGCTGGGCTTCTCGCGGGCCTTCGTGGCTCTGTTCAACGAGTTCGGCGAGGACGGGGCGCGGACCGGGAATGTGTTCACACACGGCTTCGACGAAACCTTCACGGGTGGGGTGGGCGTGGGACCCGTCAGTCTGGAAACGCTGATCCGCCGGGGCGAGGCGATTCGTTTTGAGCGCGCGCGCGATGCGGACTCACGCATGGCCCAGGGCCTCAGGGAGCTGAATCCCGAGGCGGCGGTCATCGCGCCGCTGAGCGCGCGCGGACAGCCGCTGGGGGTGCTGTATGCCGACACCCTCACGCCGGGCGCGACCGCCAGCGAGGACGATGCCCGGCTGGTGCTGGCACTGGCCGAGCAGGCCAGTCTGGCCATCGACAACGCCCGGCTGTACGGCATCGAAACCCGCAAGCGCGAGGCCGCCGAGGCGCTGCGCGAGGCGGGGGCCGCGCTTGCGGGCAGCCTGCTGCTCAGCGACACGCTGGAAAAGGTGCTGGAACGGGCGGTGACGCTGTTCCGGGCAGACGCCGCCGCCGTGTACGAGTTGCAGCCGGACGGACGCACGCTGAGCATCCGCAGCGCGGTGGGGTTGCCCAGCGAGTACGTGCTGCGGGTGCACGCCAAGGTGGGCGCGGGCGTGACCGGACGCGCGGCCCAGCAGCGGGAGCCGGTGGTCGCCCACGACCTGAACACCGCCCACTACGGAGGCGGCAGCCGCTACACCCGGCAACTGCTGGCCCAGGGCCGTTACCCGTACCGGGGGGTCGTGGGCCTGCCGCTGTCCACGCGGGCCGGCGTGTTCGGCACGCTGACGCTGTACTGGAACGCGACCCTGCCGCTGGACGCCGACGACCTCGCACTGGCGGGCGTGTTCGCGGCCCAGGCCTCGCTGGCGGTGGAGAATGCCCGGCTGTACGAGGAGGAGCTGCGCCGTGAGCGCGAGGCCGCCGTGCTGCTCAATGTGGGGCGGCTGCTGGCCGAGGACCAGAGTGACGCCGCGCTGGCCGAGGCGGCCCGGCTGGCGACCCAGGCGCTGAGCGCCCGGCGCGGCCTGATTGTCCTGACCGGTGAGGGCGGGGCCATCAGCCGCTGGGCGACCTACAACCTGTACGTGCCGGGCCGCGCGGAACTCGCCTCGCTGATGACCCAGCTGGGGCGCGGGCCCCGGCCACTGACCCGGCGCGCGTGTCTGCCGGTGGCGGGCAGCGGCCTGATCGTGCCCCTGCACAGCGAGGTGGTGGGCGAGGGTGGCGTGCATGAGGGCGGCGTCCTGTTGGGCTTTCTGTACGCCGACGATCCGGGCACCGAGGCGCCGGGCGACCGGGTGCTGGGGCTGGCGCGCAGCGTGGCCGATCAGATGGCGCTGACCCTGACGCGCGTGCGGCTGCTCTCGGCACTGGAACGCGAGGAGGCCCGTTACCGCCAGCTGGCCGAGGGCGCCCACGACCTGATTCTCAGCGCGGACGCCGCGGGAGTCGTGACCTACGCCAACCCTGCGGCCACCCGGCTGCTGGAGGGCCTGACCGGGCCGTTGGTGGGTGCCCGCCTGCTGACCCTGCCCACGCCCGATACCCGCCCGGCGCTGCACGCCGCGTGGCAGGCCGCCCTGACCCGGAATGCGGGGGGGCGCGCCGAGATTCAGATCGCGCACTACCGCCTGGAGGTGCGCCTGAGCGCCGTGCAGGGTGAGCCGGTGCGGGGTGGGGAAGAACGTGGCGTGCTGCTCGTCGCCCGCGACCTCTCGGAACTGCAGACGCTGGCCGACGAGATCACCCGGCGCGGACAGGCGCTGGAGGCCGCGACCAGCCGCCAGAGCGAGCTGCGCACCTATCTCTCGCTGTTTACCCAGGCGCAGGAGGAGGAGAGAAAACGCATCAGCCGCGAGCTGCACGACGACACCGCCCAGGTGCTGACCGCCAGCACCCGCCGGGTGGCCCGGCTGGCCCGTGACCTGGACGGCGAGCAGCGTGCCCGCGCCGACGACATCCTGGCCGACCTGAACGCCGCCATCGAGAGCGTGCGCCGCTTTGCCCGCAACCTGCGCCCCAGCGTGCTGGACGATCTGGGCCTGCTGCCTGCGCTGGAGTGGCTCTCCGGGCAGGCCCAGACCCCCACCCGCCTGGAGGTGGCCGGAGCCGAGCGCCGCCTGGATTCGGCCGTCGAGCTGACCGTGTTCCGTCTGGCGCAGGAGGCCCTGAACAACGTGGACAAGCACGCCGGAGCGCACAGCGCCGCCGTCCGGGTGGTTTTTCAGGACGGCGGGGTGGAGGTGGCCATCAGCGACGACGGTCAGGGCTTCACCGCCGATCAGGCCCAGGCCCGCGCTCGGCAGGGCCACCTGGGGCTGACCGGCCTGCGCGAACGCGTGGCGCTGGCCGGAGGAGCCCTGGAGGTGGACAGCACGCCGGGACAGGGCACGACGCTGCGTTTCACGCTGCCGGGCTGA
- a CDS encoding glycosyltransferase, translating to MKPLRIGLFTDTFLPDQNGIVTSVGLLSDELRALGHHVDVVAPDFPENVDTRPDVRRVSSISYMFLPTYRLAWPTRKDFEQKYDVVHTHTPLTLGLAGARLARKWNVPHVATYHTHIEAYTHYVPGLTAVQRHTGVVTRAMSLLYGRADAVITPTSGVLDVLRDMRVRHPVVIPTCIDPRVLNAAPPIESPWPPGKRRLLSVGRLAREKRFDHVLDTLPALPDAHLVILGEGPERVHLEEHARRLGVEGRVSFLGVKPWTEIGAYYRLAELFMFASDTETQGLVLQEAQLMGVPVVAVGARGTLSGVAHERSGYLVAPADVNALIHHARAILADPQLWSRLSAGARDFGAGTTPAGVARQVLEVYAAALGVAREVPFPHEPGLNAPGQSTLVYDR from the coding sequence GTGAAACCGCTTCGGATTGGCCTCTTCACCGACACCTTTTTGCCGGACCAGAACGGCATCGTGACCAGCGTTGGTCTGCTCAGCGATGAGTTGCGTGCGCTGGGCCACCACGTCGATGTGGTCGCGCCCGACTTTCCTGAGAATGTGGATACCCGCCCCGACGTGCGGCGGGTGTCCAGCATCAGCTACATGTTCCTGCCGACCTACCGTCTGGCGTGGCCCACCCGCAAAGATTTTGAGCAGAAGTATGATGTGGTCCACACCCACACGCCGCTGACGCTGGGGCTGGCGGGGGCGCGGCTGGCGCGCAAGTGGAATGTGCCGCACGTGGCGACGTACCACACCCACATCGAGGCCTACACCCACTATGTGCCGGGCCTGACCGCCGTGCAGCGCCACACCGGGGTGGTCACGCGCGCCATGAGCCTGCTGTACGGCCGGGCCGACGCGGTGATCACGCCCACCTCCGGGGTGCTGGACGTGCTGCGCGACATGCGGGTCCGTCATCCGGTGGTGATTCCCACCTGCATCGACCCGCGCGTGCTCAACGCGGCCCCGCCCATCGAGAGCCCCTGGCCGCCCGGCAAACGGCGGCTGCTCAGCGTGGGGCGGCTGGCCCGTGAAAAACGCTTTGACCATGTGCTCGACACTCTGCCCGCCCTGCCCGATGCCCACCTGGTCATTCTGGGCGAGGGCCCCGAGCGCGTTCACCTGGAGGAGCACGCCCGCCGCCTGGGTGTGGAGGGGCGCGTGAGCTTCCTGGGCGTGAAGCCGTGGACCGAGATCGGCGCGTATTACCGGCTGGCCGAGCTGTTCATGTTTGCCAGCGACACCGAGACGCAGGGCCTGGTGCTGCAGGAAGCGCAGCTGATGGGCGTGCCGGTGGTGGCGGTAGGGGCGCGCGGCACCCTCAGCGGCGTGGCCCACGAACGCAGCGGGTATCTGGTGGCCCCGGCGGATGTGAACGCCCTGATCCACCACGCGCGGGCCATCCTGGCCGATCCGCAGCTGTGGTCACGCCTGTCGGCCGGAGCGCGCGACTTCGGGGCCGGCACCACCCCGGCGGGCGTGGCGCGGCAGGTGCTGGAGGTGTATGCCGCCGCCCTGGGTGTGGCGCGTGAGGTGCCCTTTCCCCACGAGCCCGGACTCAATGCCCCGGGCCAAAGTACCCTCGTGTATGACCGGTGA
- a CDS encoding glycosyltransferase: MPDFSVIIPARNEATYLPRTLRALEGQQRPPHEVIVVDNGSTDDTVAVAQAWGARVLRCTRPGVAHARQYGLEAASGEWVATTDADSLPSPEWLSRLNAAVPGHVALYGPMGFCGVAPHWAALSQAAYSAFLHGCRLAGKPNLAGANMAFSRHAALMAGGYPHVEAYEDVMLGQALARLGTVAYVPGALVGTSARRLEKGVLPFAWQHLRNITGHTRGYFGPGH, translated from the coding sequence GTGCCCGATTTCTCGGTGATTATTCCCGCCCGCAACGAAGCGACCTACCTGCCCCGGACCCTGCGGGCCCTGGAAGGCCAGCAGCGTCCCCCCCACGAGGTGATCGTGGTGGACAACGGCAGCACCGACGACACGGTCGCCGTGGCGCAGGCCTGGGGAGCGCGGGTGCTGCGGTGCACGCGCCCCGGCGTGGCGCATGCCCGGCAGTACGGGCTGGAGGCCGCCAGCGGCGAATGGGTCGCGACCACCGACGCGGACTCGCTGCCCAGCCCCGAATGGCTGAGCCGGCTGAACGCCGCGGTGCCCGGCCACGTGGCCCTGTACGGTCCGATGGGCTTTTGCGGGGTGGCGCCCCACTGGGCCGCGCTGTCGCAGGCGGCGTACAGCGCTTTCCTGCACGGGTGCAGGCTGGCGGGCAAACCCAACCTCGCCGGAGCCAACATGGCCTTCTCGCGCCACGCCGCACTGATGGCCGGAGGGTATCCGCATGTGGAGGCCTACGAGGACGTGATGCTGGGTCAGGCCCTGGCCCGGCTGGGAACGGTGGCCTACGTGCCGGGCGCGCTGGTCGGGACCAGTGCCCGCCGCCTGGAAAAGGGAGTGCTGCCCTTTGCGTGGCAGCATCTGCGCAACATCACCGGTCATACACGAGGGTACTTTGGCCCGGGGCATTGA
- a CDS encoding polysaccharide deacetylase family protein, translating into MTGLALLAAGLITALADVLGRAAGWGALGAGPRDSDRVALTFDDGPSERTPELLGVLERHAARATFFVTAPACAAHPEWVRALVDAGHQMEAHGRWHRHALGLTPWQEWAQVRWHPRAGQEGRLLYRPPYGGHSPLTRVLAALAGRQVALWDVEGRDWTPVTASGLAASVLAQVRPGSVILLHDGPAVTPELLERLLVGLRARGLRPVSLAEMPPRRISWRQGLGRLRTSFGLSPHF; encoded by the coding sequence GTGACCGGCCTCGCCCTGCTGGCCGCCGGCCTGATCACCGCGCTGGCCGACGTGCTGGGCCGCGCCGCCGGGTGGGGCGCGCTGGGCGCCGGGCCGCGGGACTCGGACCGCGTGGCCCTGACCTTCGACGATGGTCCCTCGGAGCGCACTCCCGAACTGCTGGGCGTGCTGGAGCGGCACGCGGCCCGCGCCACCTTCTTCGTCACCGCGCCCGCCTGCGCGGCGCACCCGGAGTGGGTGCGGGCCCTGGTGGACGCCGGACATCAGATGGAGGCCCATGGCCGCTGGCACCGCCACGCGCTGGGACTGACGCCGTGGCAGGAGTGGGCACAGGTCCGCTGGCATCCGCGCGCCGGGCAGGAAGGGAGGCTGCTGTACCGCCCGCCCTACGGCGGCCACAGTCCGCTGACCCGCGTGCTGGCGGCCCTGGCCGGGCGGCAGGTGGCGCTGTGGGACGTAGAGGGCCGCGACTGGACCCCGGTCACCGCTTCCGGTCTGGCGGCGTCCGTCCTGGCCCAGGTGCGGCCCGGCAGCGTCATCCTGCTGCACGACGGCCCGGCCGTGACGCCGGAGCTGCTCGAGCGGCTGCTCGTGGGCCTGCGGGCGCGCGGCCTGCGCCCCGTCTCTCTGGCCGAGATGCCCCCCCGGCGCATCTCGTGGAGGCAGGGCCTGGGGCGCCTGCGGACCAGCTTTGGTCTGAGCCCCCACTTCTGA